From a single Nicotiana tabacum cultivar K326 chromosome 8, ASM71507v2, whole genome shotgun sequence genomic region:
- the LOC107781307 gene encoding uncharacterized protein LOC107781307 has protein sequence MSSVHGRKERKIIILNEYNQPVDPTKEVVKELGSFLGTLVRSGTFCRLNVFNWRKLDAKDDMWKYIKEKYDIPDEAKQWVFESVCSAWRKYKSQLKATHFTAYENDDRPVDVPESHFKYLLKYWNSDSHKKMSETNTENRSKLKCPHTDGRTPFALIHEEKKKEVSDTSDTLSSKDIFVATRKTKLGRVYKSSYDNTISKIAEMERIQSTQESEDDSHSVDAFASVMGHEHLGRVRLYGQGLC, from the exons ATGTCAAGTGTTCATGGTAGAAAGGAGCGTAAAATAATCATTCTAAATGAGTATAATCAACCCGTTGATCCTACTAAAGAGGTTGTAAAAGAGTTGGGTAGCTTCCTCGGCACATTGGTAAGGAGTGGGACTTTTTGTCGTCTTAATGTATTTAATTGGAGGAAACTAGACGCAAAAGATGATATGTGGAAATATATCAAG GAAAAATATGACATTCCCGACGAGGCGAAACAATGGGTTTTTGAATCAGTTTGTAGTGCTTGGAGAAAGTATAAGAGTCAATTGAAGGCAACCCACTTCACAGCCTATGAGAATGATGATAGGCCAGTAGATGTTCCGGAATCTCACTTTAAGTATCTTCTTAAATATTGGAACTCCGATTCACACAAG AAAATGTCCGAAACCAATACAGAGAATCGAAGTAAGTTGAAGTGTCCACACACTGATGGCAGAACACCTTTTGCTCTAATTCACGAG gaaaaaaagaaggaagtCTCTGATACTTCAGATACTCTGTCAAGTAAGGACATCTTTGTGGCTACAAGAAAAACAAAACTTGGCCGAGTATACAAAAGCTCATATGACAATACGATTAGTAAAATT GCTGAAATGGAGAGAATACAATCAACTCAGGAAAGTGAAGATGACAGTCATTCAGTTGACGCTTTTGCTTCAGTCATGGGACATGAACATCTAGGTCGCGTGAGATTGTATGGACAAGGACTTTGTTAA
- the LOC142163095 gene encoding uncharacterized protein LOC142163095, translated as MAFVTWRVLYNKMPTDEKIAKLGYTIQPRCYCCTPTSTTLETSAHLFWEGTYAQDIWKIFAAPFGLQVGNQQYSHILLQWWNHRYMNLVTSFMARVLPAIITWELWRSRCASKYGGEAPQSRRSEKLITANLVEVVRQKFGKLQQQLSWDQLQKLIDQPMVHRTSKLVRWVKPPPMSYKLNSDGSCQEGNSGAG; from the coding sequence ATGGCCTTCGTGACATGGAGGGTGCTATACAATAAGATGCCCACAGATGAGAAAATAGCAAAACTTGGTTACACCATTCAACCAAGATGCTACTGTTGCACTCCAACCTCAACAACACTAGAAACCTCAGCACATCTATTTTGGGAGGGTACATATGCTCAAGATATCTGGAAAATATTTGCTGCCCCGTTTGGTCTACAAGTTGGAAACCAACAGTACAGCCATATACTTCTCCAATGGTGGAACCACAGATATATGAATCTGGTGACATCCTTCATGGCTAGGGTATTACCTGCAATCATAACATGGGAGTTGTGGAGATCCAGATGCGCCTCAAAGTATGGGGGAGAAGCACCACAGAGCAGGAGATCCGAAAAGCTTATAACCGCAAATCTAGTAGAGGTAGTCAGACAGAAGTTCGGAAAGCTACAACAACAGCTCTCGTGGGATCAGTTACAAAAACTCATTGATCAACCCATGGTGCATAGAACCAGTAAGTTGGTGAGATGGGTGAAACCACCACCAATGTCCTATAAGCTAAATAGTGATGGAAGCTGCCAAGAAGGGAATAGTGGAGCAGGATGA
- the LOC142163096 gene encoding uncharacterized protein LOC142163096, protein MDDASDDDTFQYQGGSNEFGEAMTVAVPLTIEGPQYYFSDADDGTQCLNGMAFEIKVGHGIGLPPNLNQPPPPPYVEPPSTVEADSPPITVVTSRPNGGGVRSSTGLFWVVSILVVLVFTETT, encoded by the coding sequence ATGGATGATGCTTCAGATGATGACACATTTCAGTATCAAGGAGGCAGCAATGAGTTTGGGGAAGCGATGACAGTCGCTGTTCCATTGACCATCGAGGGACCACAATACTATTTCTCCGACGCTGATGATGGCACCCAATGCCTGAATGGCATGGCATTTGAGATCAAAGTGGGACATGGTATAGGACTTCCTCCGAACCTCAACCAACCACCTCCTCCACCCTATGTGGAACCGCCATCCACGGTCGAGGCGGACTCACCGCCTATTACCGTGGTAACCAGCCGCCCTAACGGTGGTGGTGTGAGGAGCAGTACTGGACTCTTCTGGGTGGTTTCTATACTTGTAGTGTTGGTGTTTACTGAAACTACCTGA